In a genomic window of Pedobacter sp. KBS0701:
- a CDS encoding sugar phosphate nucleotidyltransferase yields MKPTLLILAAGMASRYGSMKQIDGFGPNGETIIDYSIYDAIRAGFGKVVFIIKEEFVDNFKVIFEPKLAGRIETDYVFQNFDLKQFGIEEEIYREKPWGTAHAILSGRNVVKEPFCVINADDYYGFDAFKKMVDFLTTEVTDSNYSIIGYEIGKTLSEFGAVSRGVCKVDASGNLEEIVERTKVYPKDGSIFYEENGEEFPLAYETPVSMNFWGFTPAVFKITEEMFREFAEANKDKPKAEFFIPLIGENLVKNNIATFKVVPTPNKWFGVTYKEDKPYVQDSIDQLVKNGTYPEKLWN; encoded by the coding sequence ATGAAACCCACCCTATTAATATTGGCAGCCGGTATGGCAAGCCGTTATGGAAGTATGAAACAGATTGATGGTTTTGGCCCAAATGGCGAAACGATTATCGATTATTCAATATATGATGCAATAAGAGCCGGTTTCGGTAAAGTTGTATTTATCATTAAAGAAGAGTTTGTAGATAACTTTAAAGTGATTTTTGAACCTAAACTTGCAGGAAGGATAGAAACAGACTATGTTTTCCAAAATTTCGATTTAAAACAGTTCGGAATAGAAGAAGAAATTTATAGAGAAAAACCTTGGGGTACTGCACACGCAATCCTATCGGGCAGAAACGTAGTTAAAGAACCGTTCTGTGTAATTAATGCTGATGATTATTATGGTTTCGATGCCTTTAAAAAAATGGTTGATTTCCTGACTACAGAAGTGACGGATAGCAATTATTCTATTATTGGTTACGAAATTGGTAAAACCTTATCAGAGTTCGGTGCAGTTTCGCGTGGTGTTTGTAAAGTAGATGCATCAGGTAACTTAGAAGAAATTGTAGAACGTACTAAAGTTTATCCTAAAGATGGCAGTATTTTTTACGAAGAAAATGGCGAAGAATTTCCTTTAGCTTATGAAACACCCGTTTCAATGAATTTCTGGGGTTTTACACCGGCTGTTTTTAAAATTACCGAAGAAATGTTCAGGGAATTTGCAGAAGCAAATAAAGATAAACCTAAAGCAGAATTCTTTATCCCGTTAATTGGCGAAAATCTGGTAAAAAACAATATTGCAACCTTTAAAGTGGTGCCAACACCTAATAAATGGTTCGGTGTAACTTACAAAGAAGACAAACCTTATGTTCAGGATAGTATTGACCAATTGGTTAAGAACGGAACATATCCGGAAAAACTATGGAATTAA
- a CDS encoding phosphotransferase enzyme family protein, whose product MELNLDSEVLEAYGYTKENTKITQIGMGLINRTYLLSLSTEGNKYILQNINTSVFKSPQAIANNLKAIGDYLNFNYPEYLFIKPVSTTRGEEMAHIRHEYWRMLPFVPNTISLDVLADPKQAYEAARQFGKLSRLLDKFDARILRPTIPGFHDLGLRYEQFMFALNQADETLKQAAKAQLSNALTHKYILDYYNSYVHRDDFPDRVMHHDTKISNVLLDSKTNEGVCVIDLDTIMPGKFISDLGDMMRTYLCAFSENETDLDKIKIRLPYFEAMIKGYLSEMKSILTETEKELILFSGKYMTYMQALRFLTDFLSGNKYYPTTYPNQNLDRVKNQFKLLYELSVNEKELQGVIEENLV is encoded by the coding sequence ATGGAATTAAATTTAGATTCCGAAGTTTTAGAAGCCTACGGATATACTAAAGAAAATACAAAAATCACGCAAATAGGTATGGGTTTAATTAACCGTACCTATTTGCTTTCTCTATCAACTGAAGGAAATAAATACATCCTTCAAAACATCAACACCTCGGTATTTAAATCACCCCAGGCCATTGCCAATAACCTTAAGGCAATTGGAGATTATCTCAACTTTAATTATCCTGAATATCTTTTTATAAAACCTGTTTCTACTACAAGGGGTGAAGAAATGGCGCACATCCGTCATGAATATTGGCGGATGTTGCCCTTTGTGCCCAATACCATCTCTTTGGATGTTTTGGCCGATCCTAAGCAGGCTTACGAGGCTGCAAGGCAATTTGGTAAACTGAGCAGGTTGTTGGATAAATTTGATGCCAGAATACTCCGGCCAACTATACCGGGTTTCCATGATTTAGGCTTAAGGTATGAGCAGTTTATGTTTGCCTTAAATCAGGCTGATGAAACATTAAAACAGGCTGCCAAAGCACAACTTTCAAATGCTTTAACACATAAGTATATTTTAGATTATTATAACTCATACGTCCATAGAGATGATTTTCCTGACCGTGTGATGCATCACGACACCAAAATCAGCAATGTGTTGCTGGATAGCAAAACAAACGAAGGGGTTTGCGTAATCGATCTGGATACCATTATGCCCGGAAAGTTTATCTCCGATCTGGGTGATATGATGCGTACCTATCTTTGTGCTTTTTCTGAAAATGAAACCGACCTGGATAAAATCAAAATACGTTTGCCTTATTTCGAAGCGATGATAAAAGGCTATTTATCGGAAATGAAAAGCATTTTAACTGAAACGGAAAAAGAGCTTATTTTATTCTCAGGTAAGTACATGACCTACATGCAGGCCCTGCGCTTTTTAACCGACTTTCTAAGTGGGAACAAGTACTATCCGACGACTTATCCTAACCAAAACTTAGACCGTGTCAAAAACCAGTTTAAACTGCTTTATGAATTATCGGTGAATGAAAAAGAATTGCAGGGTGTTATTGAAGAAAATTTAGTTTAA
- the dnaK gene encoding molecular chaperone DnaK has translation MGKIIGIDLGTTNSCVSVMEGNEPVVIANSEGKRTTPSIVAFAENGERKVGEPAKRQAITNPTKTIYSIKRFMGSSYDESAKEAGRVPYKVVKGDNNTPRVEIDDRKYTPQEISAMILQKMKKTAEDFLGQEVTEAVITVPAYFNDAQRQATKEAGEIAGLTVKRIINEPTAAALAYGLDKAHKDMKIVVFDCGGGTHDVSVLELGDGVFEVKSTDGDTHLGGDDFDHIIIDWLTDEFKSENSMDLSKDPMALQRLKEAAEKAKIELSSTTSTEINLPYITADASGPKHLVRTLSRAKFEQLADSLIKRTIDPCKSALKNAGLSTSDIDEIILVGGSTRIPAIQEAVKAFFGKEPSKGVNPDEVVAIGAAIQGGVLTGDVKDVLLLDVTPLSLGIETMGGVMTKLIESNTTIPTKKSETFSTAADNQPSVEIHILQGERPMAGQNRTIGRFILDGIPPAPRGVPQVEVSFDIDANGILHVSAKDKATGKEQKIRIEASSGLTDAEIKKMKEEAEANAADDAKQKEEADKINGADALIFSTEKQLKEFGDKLSADKKAPIEAGLEKLKAAHSSRNFADIDAAQAELQNAWNAASEEMYKDGGQPQGGEQPQADGQPQGGGDNVTDVDFEEVKEDDKK, from the coding sequence ATGGGAAAAATTATTGGAATAGACTTAGGAACAACAAACTCTTGCGTGAGCGTAATGGAGGGCAATGAGCCTGTAGTTATCGCAAACAGTGAGGGTAAACGTACTACACCGTCTATTGTTGCTTTTGCAGAAAACGGTGAGCGTAAAGTTGGCGAGCCTGCTAAACGTCAGGCTATAACCAACCCAACAAAAACGATATATTCGATTAAGCGCTTTATGGGCAGCAGCTACGACGAAAGTGCGAAAGAAGCTGGCCGTGTACCTTATAAAGTAGTAAAAGGTGATAACAACACACCACGTGTTGAAATCGACGACAGAAAATATACTCCACAAGAGATTTCTGCAATGATTTTGCAGAAAATGAAAAAAACTGCTGAAGATTTCCTGGGTCAGGAAGTTACTGAAGCGGTTATTACTGTACCGGCTTACTTTAACGATGCACAACGTCAGGCTACCAAAGAAGCGGGTGAAATTGCTGGTTTAACGGTAAAACGTATCATTAACGAGCCAACTGCAGCTGCTTTAGCTTATGGTTTAGATAAAGCACACAAAGACATGAAAATTGTTGTGTTTGACTGTGGTGGTGGTACGCACGACGTTTCTGTTTTAGAATTGGGTGATGGCGTTTTCGAAGTAAAATCTACAGATGGTGATACACACTTAGGTGGTGATGACTTTGACCACATCATTATTGATTGGTTAACTGATGAGTTTAAATCAGAAAACAGCATGGACCTTTCGAAAGATCCAATGGCGTTACAACGTTTAAAAGAAGCTGCTGAGAAAGCTAAAATTGAGTTATCAAGCACAACTTCTACTGAAATTAACTTACCATACATTACTGCTGATGCCAGCGGCCCTAAACACCTGGTGCGTACATTATCTCGTGCTAAATTTGAGCAATTGGCTGATAGCTTAATCAAACGTACTATTGATCCTTGTAAATCTGCTTTGAAAAATGCTGGTTTAAGCACAAGCGATATCGACGAAATTATCCTGGTAGGTGGTTCAACCCGTATCCCTGCTATTCAGGAAGCGGTTAAAGCTTTCTTCGGTAAAGAGCCAAGTAAAGGTGTTAACCCTGATGAGGTTGTGGCGATTGGTGCTGCTATTCAAGGTGGTGTGTTAACTGGTGATGTGAAAGATGTACTGTTATTAGACGTTACGCCTCTATCATTAGGTATCGAAACTATGGGTGGTGTAATGACTAAATTAATCGAGTCTAACACGACTATCCCAACTAAAAAATCTGAAACTTTCTCAACTGCAGCTGATAACCAGCCTTCAGTAGAAATCCATATTTTACAAGGTGAGCGCCCAATGGCTGGCCAGAACCGTACAATTGGCCGCTTTATTCTGGATGGTATTCCACCAGCACCTCGTGGTGTGCCTCAGGTTGAAGTATCATTCGATATTGATGCTAACGGTATTTTACACGTAAGTGCTAAGGACAAAGCTACTGGTAAAGAGCAAAAAATCCGTATCGAAGCATCTTCAGGTTTAACTGATGCTGAGATCAAAAAAATGAAAGAAGAAGCCGAAGCTAATGCAGCAGATGATGCTAAGCAAAAAGAAGAAGCTGATAAAATCAACGGAGCTGATGCTTTAATTTTTTCAACTGAGAAGCAATTAAAAGAGTTTGGTGATAAATTATCTGCTGATAAAAAAGCACCAATTGAAGCTGGTTTAGAGAAATTAAAAGCAGCTCACTCATCACGTAACTTTGCAGATATCGATGCAGCACAAGCTGAATTGCAAAATGCATGGAACGCAGCATCTGAGGAAATGTACAAAGACGGCGGTCAGCCTCAAGGTGGTGAACAACCACAAGCTGATGGTCAGCCTCAGGGTGGTGGAGATAACGTTACTGATGTTGATTTTGAAGAAGTAAAAGAAGACGATAAGAAATAG
- a CDS encoding DUF1304 domain-containing protein gives MQIAAQIVTGLVALIHIYILWLEMFAWTTRAPKVFKTIPKDLFVPTKTLAANQGLYNGFLAAGLIWSLCISDPHWRLYVAIFFLTCVIIAGIYGAATASKKILYVQSIPALIALILLHL, from the coding sequence ATGCAAATAGCAGCACAAATCGTAACCGGCTTAGTCGCCTTGATCCACATCTACATCCTTTGGTTGGAAATGTTCGCCTGGACCACCAGAGCGCCAAAAGTTTTTAAAACCATCCCGAAAGATTTATTTGTGCCAACAAAAACCTTGGCTGCCAATCAGGGCTTGTACAATGGCTTTTTAGCCGCAGGTTTAATCTGGTCGTTATGTATCAGCGATCCTCATTGGCGCCTATATGTAGCCATATTCTTTTTAACCTGCGTAATCATTGCAGGTATTTATGGCGCTGCAACAGCCAGTAAAAAAATCCTTTATGTGCAATCTATCCCGGCATTAATCGCATTGATTTTATTACATCTGTAA
- a CDS encoding SAM-dependent methyltransferase, translating to MSVTEYINQFITALRESLNAETFAKISLGNYKGAEEALKQLLIRKVVIKREDKLAFTYRYKTRDVLKNYAINEAIDLIGGYLENGFKIATLFTTENDLILEELNNGKIVLRKGKASSVVAPSVYHDKEKTRLIKPDSKSYLTELKITDTDGRVFKNAQDKFRQINHYIEILSSLIKELPEGTIKKVADMGSGKGYLTFAMYDYLHSVLKLESEVIGVEYRQDMVDLCNQVAVKSAFDRLNFVQGTIEDYQAEDVNLLIALHACDTATDDAIYKGIKADAELIVVAPCCHKQIRREIEKSKVKNDVSFLTKYGIFLERQAEMVTDGIRALILEYFGYKTKVFEFISDAHTPKNVLVVGLKGKALSAERKAEVLMKIKASKAYFGIGYHHLERLLEL from the coding sequence ATGTCAGTGACAGAATATATCAACCAATTTATTACAGCTTTAAGAGAAAGTTTAAATGCTGAAACTTTTGCGAAAATTTCTTTGGGGAACTACAAAGGAGCAGAGGAAGCCTTAAAGCAATTGCTGATCCGTAAGGTGGTGATCAAACGCGAAGATAAACTGGCTTTTACCTATCGTTATAAAACACGCGACGTGTTAAAAAACTATGCTATAAATGAAGCAATCGATTTAATTGGGGGTTATCTGGAGAATGGATTTAAAATAGCTACGCTGTTTACCACAGAAAATGACCTGATATTGGAAGAACTGAACAATGGAAAAATTGTATTGAGGAAAGGTAAAGCCTCAAGTGTAGTAGCGCCATCAGTCTATCATGACAAAGAAAAAACCAGGTTGATCAAACCTGATTCGAAATCATACTTAACGGAATTAAAGATTACCGACACAGATGGTAGGGTTTTTAAAAATGCGCAGGATAAATTCAGGCAGATTAACCATTACATTGAAATTTTAAGTTCTTTAATAAAAGAACTGCCAGAAGGGACGATTAAAAAAGTGGCTGATATGGGCTCGGGTAAAGGTTATCTAACTTTTGCAATGTACGATTACCTGCATTCGGTTTTAAAGTTGGAAAGCGAGGTGATAGGAGTAGAGTACCGTCAGGATATGGTTGACTTGTGTAATCAGGTTGCTGTTAAATCTGCTTTCGATAGATTGAATTTTGTACAGGGAACTATTGAAGATTACCAAGCTGAGGATGTAAACCTTTTAATTGCATTACATGCCTGCGATACAGCAACCGATGATGCCATTTATAAAGGGATTAAAGCGGATGCCGAACTGATTGTGGTTGCACCATGTTGTCATAAACAGATCCGCAGGGAAATAGAGAAAAGCAAAGTGAAAAATGATGTTTCTTTTTTAACCAAATATGGGATCTTTTTAGAACGTCAGGCCGAAATGGTTACAGATGGGATCAGGGCTTTGATTTTAGAGTATTTCGGTTATAAAACAAAGGTTTTCGAATTTATCTCTGATGCACACACACCAAAAAATGTGCTTGTAGTGGGGCTGAAGGGCAAAGCGCTAAGCGCAGAGCGGAAAGCAGAAGTTTTGATGAAAATTAAAGCCAGCAAGGCGTATTTCGGAATTGGTTATCATCATTTGGAACGGTTGCTGGAGTTATAA
- a CDS encoding GMC family oxidoreductase has translation MSDFQIKKSPTVYDAIVVGSGAGGGMAAYVLAHAGQKVLLLEAGQNFDPRLDSHQLKWPWESPRRGAGTVRPFGDFDASYGGWELEGEPYTQKNKSEFEWFRSRMLGGRTNHWGRISLRMGPDDFKPKDGLTDAWPITYADVKPFYDKVDRMIGIYGTAEGLENEPDGIFMKPPKPRLNELFIKKGAEKAGVKVITGRGSVLTEALPNNNDRAPCFYCGQCGRSCKVYGDFSSSSCLVNPAVKTGNLTVITDAMVREVITDKDGTAKGVSYVNRKDLQEYQVNGKLVILGASACESARILLNSKSTSHPNGLANSSGVVGKYLHDSTGASVSGFLPQLMDRKRYNEDGVGSVHIYSPWWLDNRKLNFPRGYHIEYWGGMGMPAYGFGGGVAQMNGMVPGRDGKMKEAGGYGKSLKDDYRRFYGTGVGMAGRGTAIARETNYCEIDPNTVDKYGIPVLRFNYKWDKDEILQAKHMQETFLSIMKEMGAVVTSEIQGADTNYGLLNPGKIIHEVGTIRMGDDPKKSALNKYCQAHDCKNLFVVDAGPFVQQGDKNATWTILALSMRTAEYILAQKKKQNI, from the coding sequence ATGAGTGACTTTCAGATAAAAAAATCGCCTACTGTTTATGATGCCATTGTTGTTGGCTCAGGAGCTGGAGGCGGGATGGCAGCCTATGTCCTGGCGCATGCTGGTCAAAAGGTTTTATTGCTTGAGGCTGGTCAAAATTTCGATCCACGATTAGATTCACATCAATTAAAATGGCCATGGGAGTCGCCACGCCGTGGGGCAGGCACTGTTCGTCCATTTGGTGATTTTGATGCTTCTTACGGAGGATGGGAATTAGAAGGCGAGCCTTATACCCAGAAAAACAAAAGCGAATTCGAATGGTTCCGTTCTCGCATGCTTGGTGGCCGTACCAATCACTGGGGAAGGATTTCTTTGCGGATGGGGCCTGACGATTTTAAACCTAAAGATGGTTTAACCGATGCATGGCCGATAACCTATGCTGACGTAAAACCATTTTACGATAAAGTTGACCGCATGATCGGTATTTACGGAACAGCTGAAGGTTTAGAAAATGAACCTGATGGCATCTTTATGAAACCACCTAAACCAAGGTTAAATGAGCTTTTCATTAAAAAAGGAGCAGAAAAAGCTGGGGTAAAGGTAATTACCGGTCGCGGCTCCGTATTAACCGAAGCTTTACCGAATAACAATGATCGCGCACCTTGTTTTTACTGTGGCCAATGCGGCAGAAGTTGTAAAGTTTATGGCGATTTTTCGTCCTCATCATGTCTGGTAAACCCGGCAGTAAAAACAGGGAACCTGACTGTGATTACCGATGCGATGGTACGCGAAGTGATTACGGATAAGGATGGTACGGCTAAAGGTGTTTCTTATGTGAACCGTAAAGATTTGCAAGAATACCAGGTAAACGGCAAACTGGTTATTTTAGGTGCCAGTGCCTGCGAATCTGCACGTATATTATTAAATTCAAAATCAACTTCACATCCAAATGGCCTGGCTAACAGCAGTGGCGTGGTTGGTAAGTACCTGCACGATTCTACCGGGGCAAGTGTTTCGGGATTCCTGCCACAATTGATGGATAGGAAACGTTATAATGAAGATGGTGTAGGCAGTGTGCACATTTATTCTCCGTGGTGGTTAGACAACAGGAAATTGAATTTCCCACGCGGTTACCATATCGAATATTGGGGCGGAATGGGTATGCCTGCTTACGGTTTTGGTGGTGGTGTGGCTCAAATGAACGGAATGGTGCCTGGCAGAGATGGTAAAATGAAAGAAGCGGGAGGTTATGGAAAATCATTAAAAGATGATTACCGCCGGTTTTATGGAACCGGTGTTGGCATGGCTGGCCGTGGTACTGCAATTGCCAGAGAAACTAACTATTGCGAAATCGACCCGAACACAGTAGATAAATATGGTATCCCTGTTTTAAGATTTAACTATAAATGGGACAAAGATGAAATTCTACAGGCTAAACACATGCAGGAAACCTTTCTTTCGATTATGAAAGAGATGGGGGCAGTAGTGACTTCCGAAATTCAAGGCGCAGATACCAATTATGGCTTACTCAACCCTGGAAAAATCATCCACGAAGTAGGTACCATCCGCATGGGTGATGATCCTAAAAAATCAGCGCTAAATAAATACTGCCAGGCACATGACTGTAAAAATCTATTTGTAGTAGATGCAGGACCGTTTGTGCAACAGGGTGACAAAAATGCCACCTGGACGATTTTAGCCCTTTCGATGCGTACTGCAGAATATATTTTAGCTCAAAAGAAAAAACAGAACATTTAA
- a CDS encoding gluconate 2-dehydrogenase subunit 3 family protein — translation MNRRDSLKALGLTAISTTVLLDACKQPETKTEVAAPEESAKEAGREQWELDRDKNLKSETFFTKHEMATITVLADIIIPKDEVSGSASDAKVPEFIEFIVKDIPEHKVPMRGGLKWLDVYSFNKFQKPFVEASADQQISIVDEIAYPKKARPEMQAGVTFFNRMRNLTASGFYTTEMGVKDIGYVGNAPNQWAGVPADVLKQYGMENVKI, via the coding sequence ATGAACAGACGTGATTCACTAAAAGCACTAGGCTTAACAGCCATAAGCACAACCGTGTTGCTTGATGCCTGTAAGCAGCCCGAAACAAAAACCGAAGTTGCCGCACCAGAAGAAAGTGCAAAAGAAGCAGGGAGGGAGCAATGGGAACTAGACCGTGATAAAAACCTGAAATCAGAAACTTTTTTCACTAAACATGAAATGGCCACCATTACGGTTTTGGCCGATATCATTATTCCTAAGGACGAGGTTTCGGGCAGTGCATCCGATGCCAAAGTGCCAGAGTTTATCGAATTTATAGTAAAAGATATTCCTGAACATAAAGTACCTATGCGTGGCGGCCTGAAATGGCTGGACGTATACAGCTTTAATAAATTTCAAAAACCTTTTGTTGAAGCTTCGGCAGATCAGCAGATCTCGATCGTTGATGAAATTGCATACCCTAAAAAAGCCAGGCCAGAAATGCAGGCAGGCGTAACCTTTTTCAATAGAATGAGAAATTTAACGGCATCGGGTTTTTACACTACAGAAATGGGCGTAAAAGACATTGGTTATGTGGGTAATGCACCAAACCAATGGGCCGGTGTTCCTGCCGATGTACTGAAACAGTATGGTATGGAAAATGTGAAGATATAA
- a CDS encoding glycoside hydrolase domain-containing protein → MKFRLVLLFCLFGQLSLNAQILKYTNSNNAWNPDSLGNHRAVVQFAGTGKIAHAKIDWRRRDEHPELKGIIIQDANGKTVSLVVTDKLTRESADIYFETSGAGKYYVYYLAYKNEGRSNYPKGVYIKPKQIDESWLNRAKKVKVNTAVKEIQSIDAFNSFYPMEVIATGKETAALKAKHASEAFVVFPEDRMFPIKMQNDLPYRWIQKGAANTFTGSASRGENYALQLGVFALKDLNNLTVSFGDLKTATGKVISSKYINCLNTNGISYDNKPLVKTVNMASGKIQPMWITINIPKNTAPGIYAGKFTVKANGKAKVIGARITIGNEVLADAGVGMPNKQTRLSWLNSTMAQANTVVAPYTPLTVEGNVISLLGRKFEINADGFPKQIQTFFNAEMTAYKEKPNNILAEPIHFHFFNTPKTQEKFAPGNFQITSKEAGTVKWSATNISENLKMDLEGALEFDGYVHYVVKVTALKDVEFSNVDFHIPFDKGSTKYLMGLGEKGGVRPDTVKWKWDVANKNQDAVWVGNVNAGLYYNLRDENYIRPLNTNFYLQKPLLLPKSWGNGYKGGIQINVKGSSMLADNFTGPRSMKKGDVLYYNFNLLITPFHLLNTDFQWDNRFYHKYGDLDSIKSTGATVVNIHHATPINPWINYPFIEWKKMKGYIDNAHSKGLKVKIYNTVRELSNHAYEWPALRSLGAEVYSPGNGGGFSWLQEHLDSNYIAAWFVPEIKDAAVINSGMNRWHNYYVEGMNWLVNNVGIDGVYLDDVAFDRVTMKRIKRVLTQHNHPGIIDLHSANQYNKSDGFNNSAILYLEHFPYLNRLWFGEYFDYQKNNPDFFLTEVSGIPFGLMGEMLQDDGNPWRGMIYGMTSRLGWSEKSDPKPLWKAWDNFGIKGSEMIGYWSENCPVKTDNPKVLATVYKQKGKTMIALASWAEGDTKVNLAIDWAKLGLDASKIKITAPAIDKFQTAGSYPEGESVPVEKGKGLILIVE, encoded by the coding sequence ATGAAATTTAGGCTTGTTCTACTGTTCTGTTTATTCGGACAACTATCCCTTAATGCGCAAATACTTAAATATACCAATAGTAACAATGCCTGGAATCCTGATTCTTTGGGTAATCACAGGGCTGTTGTTCAATTTGCTGGCACAGGTAAAATCGCACATGCAAAAATTGATTGGCGCAGGAGGGATGAACATCCTGAATTAAAAGGGATCATCATTCAGGATGCCAATGGAAAAACTGTTTCGCTTGTAGTTACGGATAAGCTAACCAGAGAAAGTGCGGATATTTATTTCGAAACTTCTGGCGCTGGGAAATATTATGTGTATTACCTCGCTTATAAAAATGAGGGGAGGAGTAATTATCCAAAGGGCGTTTATATTAAACCTAAACAAATTGATGAGAGTTGGTTAAATAGGGCGAAAAAAGTTAAAGTAAACACTGCTGTGAAGGAGATCCAGTCTATCGATGCTTTTAACTCCTTTTATCCCATGGAAGTAATTGCTACAGGCAAAGAAACAGCTGCATTAAAGGCCAAACATGCTTCGGAAGCTTTTGTCGTTTTTCCCGAAGACAGAATGTTTCCAATTAAAATGCAGAATGATTTACCTTATCGTTGGATACAAAAGGGTGCTGCAAATACTTTTACAGGTTCAGCAAGCAGAGGCGAAAATTATGCCCTACAATTAGGCGTATTTGCTTTGAAAGATCTAAATAACCTGACAGTAAGCTTTGGTGATCTAAAAACTGCCACCGGAAAAGTAATCTCTTCGAAATACATCAACTGTTTAAATACGAATGGAATAAGTTATGATAACAAGCCATTGGTTAAAACGGTAAATATGGCCTCCGGTAAAATTCAACCGATGTGGATAACAATTAACATTCCTAAAAATACAGCTCCTGGTATTTATGCAGGTAAATTCACGGTTAAAGCCAATGGAAAAGCTAAAGTAATTGGTGCCAGAATTACTATTGGTAACGAAGTTTTGGCTGATGCCGGGGTAGGAATGCCAAACAAACAGACCCGTTTAAGCTGGTTAAATTCTACTATGGCGCAAGCTAATACCGTAGTGGCTCCTTATACGCCCTTAACAGTTGAAGGTAATGTAATTTCTCTTTTAGGTAGAAAATTCGAAATCAATGCAGATGGTTTTCCTAAGCAGATCCAGACTTTCTTTAATGCTGAAATGACCGCTTATAAAGAAAAACCAAATAATATCCTGGCCGAGCCGATTCACTTTCATTTTTTTAATACACCAAAAACGCAGGAGAAATTTGCACCAGGTAATTTCCAGATTACCAGTAAAGAAGCTGGGACAGTAAAATGGTCGGCGACTAACATCTCTGAAAACTTGAAAATGGATTTAGAAGGTGCTTTGGAGTTTGATGGTTATGTGCATTACGTTGTTAAGGTTACTGCCTTAAAAGATGTTGAATTTAGCAATGTTGATTTTCATATCCCTTTTGATAAGGGTTCTACTAAATACTTGATGGGTTTAGGAGAGAAAGGTGGTGTTAGACCAGATACCGTAAAATGGAAATGGGATGTAGCCAATAAAAACCAGGATGCAGTATGGGTCGGAAACGTGAATGCGGGCCTGTATTACAACTTGAGAGATGAGAATTATATCAGGCCATTAAACACCAATTTCTACCTTCAGAAGCCTTTATTGTTGCCTAAATCGTGGGGAAATGGGTATAAAGGAGGGATCCAGATCAATGTAAAAGGCAGTTCGATGCTGGCCGATAACTTTACAGGGCCAAGAAGCATGAAAAAAGGTGATGTATTGTACTACAATTTTAATTTACTGATCACACCGTTCCATTTACTTAACACCGATTTTCAATGGGACAACCGTTTTTATCATAAATATGGCGATTTAGATTCTATTAAATCGACAGGTGCAACCGTAGTGAACATTCACCATGCTACACCGATTAATCCCTGGATCAACTATCCATTTATTGAGTGGAAAAAGATGAAAGGTTATATTGATAATGCACATTCAAAAGGATTAAAAGTGAAAATTTATAACACTGTTCGAGAATTATCTAATCATGCATACGAGTGGCCTGCTTTACGGAGTTTAGGTGCCGAAGTATATTCTCCAGGTAATGGCGGTGGTTTTAGCTGGTTACAGGAACATTTAGATTCGAACTATATTGCAGCCTGGTTTGTGCCTGAAATTAAAGATGCTGCTGTAATTAACAGTGGAATGAACCGTTGGCATAATTATTATGTAGAGGGCATGAACTGGCTGGTAAATAATGTTGGCATTGATGGGGTTTATTTAGACGATGTGGCCTTCGATCGCGTAACCATGAAGCGGATTAAACGTGTGCTGACACAGCATAACCATCCGGGCATTATCGATCTGCATTCAGCAAATCAATACAATAAAAGTGATGGTTTTAACAATAGCGCCATTTTATACCTGGAGCATTTCCCTTACCTGAACCGTTTATGGTTTGGCGAATATTTCGATTACCAGAAAAACAATCCCGATTTCTTTTTAACAGAAGTAAGCGGCATTCCGTTCGGTTTAATGGGTGAGATGTTGCAGGATGATGGAAACCCTTGGCGCGGCATGATTTATGGCATGACAAGCCGTTTGGGCTGGTCGGAGAAAAGCGATCCAAAACCGCTGTGGAAAGCCTGGGATAACTTCGGTATTAAAGGATCTGAAATGATTGGTTACTGGAGCGAAAACTGTCCGGTTAAAACTGATAACCCAAAAGTATTGGCAACGGTTTACAAACAAAAAGGTAAAACGATGATTGCTTTGGCTAGCTGGGCAGAAGGAGATACTAAGGTTAATTTAGCTATTGATTGGGCTAAGCTTGGTTTAGATGCATCTAAAATAAAAATTACTGCTCCTGCAATTGATAAATTTCAAACTGCAGGAAGTTACCCTGAAGGTGAATCGGTTCCTGTTGAAAAAGGAAAAGGTTTGATTTTGATAGTGGAGTAA